From one Thunnus maccoyii chromosome 6, fThuMac1.1, whole genome shotgun sequence genomic stretch:
- the LOC121899564 gene encoding P2Y purinoceptor 3, translating into MPHSVDYFPTEALVSKPFSLDFFSTSNHTTEPYTADGLLPRISNISGHGVLRCTYKEDFKRILLPAVYSIVFLLGLPLNAVVILKIWRTRPNLSRTNIYMLNLAIADFLYVMSLPLLIYNYASHDYWPFGEFACKLVRFQFYSNLHGSILFLTCISVQRYLGICHPLAMWHKQGGRRMAWSICGGVWLVVAIICAPTFHFAATGIQRNRTVCYDLSTPKHSVDYYPYGMALTCLGFLLPFMGVMVCYCRMAHILCRPVSYQGVSIATGEKRDKAVKMIIVVATVFCISFLPFHLTKTMYLVVRTLPNAPCEMRNMFSIIYKSTRPFASMNSFLDPILFYFTQPRYRRNTRRFVLRVTTLRSKGTSV; encoded by the exons ATGCCACATTCTGTCGACTACTTCCCTACAGAAGCTCTCGTCTCGAAACCCTTTTCCTTGGACTTCTTCTCTACCAGCAACCACACCACAGAGCCATACACAGCAGACGGATTACTCCCCAGGATCAGCAACATCAGCGGGCATGGTGTCCTTCGCTGCACCTACAAGGAGGACTTCAAACGTATTTTACTCCCTGCTGTGTACAGCATTGTCTTCCTGCTTGGCCTTCCTCTCAATGCTGTTGTCATACTGAAGATATGGAGGACGCGACCCAATCTGTCCCGCACCAACATCTATATGCTAAACTTGGCCATAGCCGACTTCCTGTATGTGATGTCACTTCCCTTGCTGATCTACAACTATGCCAGCCATGACTACTGGCCCTTTGGAGAGTTTGCCTGTAAACTGGTCAGGTTTCAGTTCTACAG tAATCTTCACGGCAGTATCCTCTTCCTCACCTGCATCAGTGTGCAGCGCTATTTGGGTATTTGCCATCCTCTCGCAATGTGGCACAAGCAAGGTGGGCGGAGGATGGCGTGGTCTATCTGCGGAGGGGTATGGCTGGTGGTCGCCATCATCTGCGCTCCAACGTTTCACTTTGCTGCAACGGGAATCCAGCGAAACCGCACGGTGTGTTATGATTTAAGTACACCGAAGCATTCTGTGGACTACTACCCCTATGGCATGGCTCTGACCTGCCTCGGCTTCTTGTTGCCTTTTATGGGTGTGATGGTGTGCTACTGCCGGATGGCCCACATCCTCTGCCGCCCGGTGTCCTACCAGGGTGTCTCCATAGCTACCGGGGAGAAACGAGACAAGGCGGTGAAGATGATCATCGTGGTGGCGACAGTTTTCTGCATAAGCTTTCTGCCATTTCACCTCACCAAGACCATGTACCTGGTGGTGCGCACGCTGCCGAACGCACCCTGCGAGATGAGAAACATGTTCTCAATCATCTATAAGAGCACCAGGCCGTTTGCCAGTATGAACAGCTTTCTGGATCCTATTCTGTTCTACTTCACCCAGCCACGCTATCGGAGGAACACCCGAAGGTTTGTGCTCAGAGTCACCACCCTTAGGAGCAAAGGCACCAGTGTGTGA